A genomic window from Deltaproteobacteria bacterium includes:
- the secD gene encoding protein translocase subunit SecD produces the protein MKQQGLGWRLAVASIVAVLGIIWLVPNFLEKPAGDKQQQTSKFWWPTQDRLTMGLDIQGGLHLVLRADIQGALKQEANRIAGGIADELKKAGIAYSDLKQGDAVRGELTIATASEADAEKAKSKIEDLYGPMFAIATSATGLKAEFTELHVREFGKGTVERAIETIRNRIDEFGVSEPSITAQGDDRILVQLPGIQDAADAKELINKTARLDFIIVNPEFEQGTPGFEKVAAMVDEAEKAGGFKLGKELKYSAYVEKINEALKGKLPEGSLVLFEKPDKAESMEVGKIPYVLMRSETVPGDLLTDAFVSPGETGRPEVNFRLDGPGGRAMGDMTEKHTNRQMAIVLDGVVKSAPSINSKITNSGRITLGRSSYEETLKEAKNISITLKSGALPAALEQLEERTVGPSLGADAIQKGQLGALVGALLIFIFNLVYYRSFGLVANLSLSLNLVLTIAILSALGATLTLPGVAGLALGLGMAVDASVIIYERIKEELASGKSLMMATSVGFDKAFSAIFDANVTSIAVCVVLMYYGTGPVRGFAVTLMTGLFITLFTSVFFSRAVLDLLIGRWKLNPSIKWGR, from the coding sequence ATGAAACAGCAAGGATTGGGCTGGCGGCTTGCCGTAGCATCTATTGTTGCCGTCTTGGGAATTATTTGGCTTGTGCCAAACTTTTTGGAAAAACCAGCAGGCGACAAGCAACAACAGACGTCGAAATTCTGGTGGCCGACACAAGATCGATTGACCATGGGTTTAGATATTCAGGGTGGTTTGCATTTGGTTTTGCGCGCGGACATTCAGGGCGCGTTGAAACAAGAAGCAAACCGAATCGCCGGCGGGATCGCCGACGAGCTAAAAAAGGCAGGCATCGCATATTCAGACCTTAAGCAAGGCGACGCCGTTCGCGGAGAATTAACGATTGCCACAGCGTCCGAAGCCGATGCGGAAAAAGCCAAGTCAAAAATTGAAGACTTGTATGGTCCAATGTTTGCGATAGCAACCTCGGCCACTGGTTTGAAAGCTGAATTCACTGAACTTCACGTTCGTGAATTCGGTAAAGGAACAGTCGAACGAGCCATTGAAACTATAAGAAATCGGATCGATGAATTCGGCGTTTCGGAACCTTCGATCACCGCGCAAGGCGACGATCGAATTCTCGTGCAATTGCCAGGAATTCAAGATGCGGCGGACGCGAAAGAATTGATCAATAAAACGGCCCGTCTTGATTTCATCATTGTGAATCCAGAGTTTGAACAGGGCACGCCTGGCTTTGAAAAAGTCGCCGCCATGGTTGACGAAGCCGAAAAAGCAGGTGGCTTCAAGCTTGGTAAAGAATTGAAGTATTCGGCCTACGTGGAAAAGATCAACGAAGCACTGAAAGGAAAACTTCCAGAAGGATCGTTGGTTCTTTTTGAAAAACCCGATAAAGCCGAATCAATGGAAGTTGGAAAGATTCCGTATGTGTTGATGCGCTCGGAAACTGTTCCCGGTGATCTGCTAACGGATGCCTTCGTTTCTCCAGGGGAAACCGGTCGACCAGAAGTAAACTTTCGTTTAGATGGTCCCGGCGGACGCGCGATGGGCGACATGACTGAGAAACATACCAATCGCCAGATGGCAATTGTCCTAGACGGTGTTGTGAAGTCAGCGCCATCGATCAACTCCAAGATCACGAACTCAGGCCGTATCACTCTTGGCCGAAGTTCGTACGAGGAAACTCTTAAAGAAGCGAAAAATATCTCGATCACTTTGAAGTCGGGGGCGCTGCCAGCTGCACTTGAGCAGCTTGAGGAGCGGACCGTCGGCCCGTCGCTTGGTGCTGACGCGATTCAAAAAGGTCAGTTAGGTGCTCTGGTAGGTGCCTTGTTGATCTTTATTTTCAACCTTGTTTACTACCGGTCCTTCGGCCTTGTTGCGAACTTATCGCTCTCCCTAAACCTTGTTTTGACGATTGCGATTCTGTCGGCTCTTGGTGCCACACTCACGCTTCCAGGTGTAGCAGGCTTGGCATTGGGTCTCGGTATGGCAGTTGATGCCTCGGTCATTATCTATGAGCGGATAAAGGAAGAGCTGGCGTCGGGAAAGAGCCTTATGATGGCGACAAGCGTTGGCTTTGATAAGGCCTTCTCGGCTATTTTTGATGCAAACGTGACCTCAATCGCCGTTTGTGTCGTCTTGATGTATTACGGCACGGGCCCAGTGAGGGGTTTCGCTGTCACGTTGATGACAGGTCTTTTCATCACATTATTTACCTCGGTCTTTTTCTCGCGGGCTGTTTTGGATCTCTTGATTGGCCGCTGGAAACTTAACCCTTCCATCAAGTGGGGACGCTAG
- the secF gene encoding protein translocase subunit SecF: MSTKNMNTKQAEKMDGIDFIKLAKPMGLLSTILVLGSLVLILTKGLNYGIDFSGGTEMHLKFTKPVTAEEVRSALAEVGAGGASVQTFGEANEFLVRLGTPELPDAAAQNKALNETLAKVKDVFTTKFGLDASGLLRVDTVGPQVGSELKKNGLLAAFYSLLVLLIYVSVRFDYAYAPGAIICLIHDSLITLGLFALMGREVNVQIIASILTLIGYSLNDTIVTFDRIRETAPLHRDKSLAYILNKGINETLGRTLLTAGSTLLACFGLYFLSGGVIAEIAFTLIIGIIVGAYSTIYVAAPLIMVMEKITPGSTSSIPHAEANPA; this comes from the coding sequence ATGTCGACGAAAAATATGAATACCAAGCAGGCAGAGAAAATGGATGGCATCGACTTCATCAAGCTCGCAAAGCCAATGGGTCTTTTGTCGACTATTTTAGTGCTCGGATCTTTGGTTTTGATTCTCACAAAAGGTCTCAATTACGGAATTGATTTTTCGGGTGGAACTGAAATGCACCTGAAGTTTACCAAGCCAGTTACGGCGGAAGAGGTCCGTTCAGCTTTGGCCGAAGTTGGGGCTGGCGGAGCATCCGTACAGACATTTGGGGAAGCTAACGAATTTCTAGTGCGCTTAGGCACACCGGAACTGCCGGATGCGGCCGCTCAGAATAAAGCACTGAACGAGACACTCGCGAAAGTGAAGGACGTTTTCACGACTAAGTTCGGCTTGGACGCCTCGGGACTTTTGCGCGTCGATACGGTTGGTCCTCAAGTGGGCAGCGAACTTAAAAAGAACGGCTTGTTGGCTGCATTCTACAGCCTGCTTGTCCTCTTGATTTATGTATCTGTGCGCTTTGACTACGCGTATGCACCTGGCGCGATCATTTGCTTGATCCACGACTCATTGATCACGTTGGGATTGTTCGCGTTGATGGGACGTGAAGTGAACGTTCAAATTATCGCATCGATTTTGACATTAATCGGTTATTCGCTGAACGACACGATTGTGACTTTCGATCGCATCCGCGAAACCGCACCGCTGCATCGAGACAAGTCGTTAGCATATATCCTCAACAAGGGCATTAACGAAACCCTCGGACGTACGCTGTTAACAGCGGGATCTACGTTGCTTGCGTGTTTCGGTCTCTACTTCCTTTCTGGTGGCGTGATCGCGGAAATCGCATTCACATTGATTATCGGGATCATTGTTGGCGCTTACTCTACAATCTACGTTGCGGCTCCGTTGATCATGGTCATGGAGAAAATTACTCCGGGATCAACATCTTCTATCCCGCACGCTGAAGCCAATCCGGCCTAG
- the recJ gene encoding single-stranded-DNA-specific exonuclease RecJ: protein MAVSSIEPTTEKVPPADESLSGSLFAGTGKIWRKRLIEKPQGVRSPIEGTETLTTSLGGLPVPLREVLSSRGVSGEAELADWFKPTLKSLRDPLSLLDLEKAVKRLVKARSANEQIVLYADYDLDGTSGLALALDAFRLMGFSNVHAYQPQRLTEGYGLHSEAIKRLKSEKDITLLVSIDLGITAMEEVETANSLGIDVIVTDHHLPKTDSDGAVILPRALAVVNPNRGDCPSNLGHLCGTGVIFYLVLALRRALLEEGPLANPFDPKSLLDCFAIGTITDLVPLLHENRVLVKHGLARLAETERPGLRELLKSLELWGRPLTAQDVAIRFAPKLNALSRMGSGIQPIDLYVETDAVKARDVVSAVLSNNQDRQASQKAADEEADRILQERPPRGVVAIASEKFHRGVVGLVATKLSQRFGVPAFVGAIEGESGSIVGSARVPTGMSANLLEAMSYSTNFLDQFGGHAMAAGFEAKRSTFELFRSSLEAWAEKLNDQSEIGSHLVEYDAMCRLADLNSSFMVWHEHMGPFGAQAPIPMFLISDCLVAQVKALKGGHLRLKLAQVGAAAIQAIWFGPPNDFPIAQGNRVDLIAEVQWNHYQGSRSIQLLVSDVKIAGTGKA from the coding sequence ATGGCCGTCTCGAGTATCGAGCCCACCACCGAAAAAGTGCCCCCGGCAGATGAAAGTTTGTCGGGTTCGCTTTTTGCGGGCACCGGTAAGATTTGGCGAAAACGCCTGATTGAAAAACCGCAGGGTGTTCGATCGCCCATTGAAGGTACTGAAACTTTGACTACTTCATTGGGCGGACTTCCGGTGCCATTGCGCGAAGTTCTCTCATCGCGAGGGGTGTCGGGCGAAGCGGAACTCGCTGATTGGTTTAAACCCACATTGAAGTCGCTGCGCGACCCGCTTTCTCTTTTGGATCTCGAAAAAGCAGTAAAGCGACTTGTTAAGGCGAGATCCGCCAATGAACAGATTGTGCTATACGCGGACTATGATCTTGATGGCACAAGTGGTCTGGCACTCGCTTTAGATGCCTTTCGCCTTATGGGCTTCAGCAATGTACACGCCTATCAACCACAGCGGTTGACCGAAGGTTATGGCCTTCACAGCGAAGCAATCAAACGCTTGAAGTCCGAAAAAGACATTACACTTTTGGTATCCATCGATCTTGGCATAACTGCCATGGAGGAAGTCGAGACAGCGAATTCCCTTGGAATCGATGTCATAGTCACCGACCACCATTTGCCAAAAACTGATTCTGACGGCGCAGTGATTTTGCCGCGTGCGCTTGCCGTGGTAAATCCAAACCGCGGCGATTGCCCATCCAATCTTGGTCATTTGTGTGGAACGGGTGTGATTTTTTACTTGGTGCTCGCATTGCGCCGAGCACTTTTGGAAGAGGGACCACTTGCGAATCCGTTTGATCCTAAATCGCTCCTCGACTGTTTTGCGATTGGAACCATCACCGATCTTGTACCGCTGCTGCATGAAAACAGGGTATTAGTTAAACATGGGCTTGCTCGTTTGGCAGAAACCGAACGGCCGGGCCTACGCGAGCTCTTAAAGTCACTTGAACTTTGGGGCAGGCCTTTGACCGCGCAAGATGTTGCGATTCGATTTGCGCCTAAGCTCAATGCACTTTCGCGAATGGGTTCTGGAATTCAGCCAATTGATCTCTATGTCGAGACGGACGCCGTCAAAGCACGAGACGTCGTTTCGGCGGTGCTATCTAATAATCAAGATCGCCAAGCTTCACAAAAAGCCGCCGATGAAGAGGCGGACCGAATTCTTCAGGAACGTCCTCCGCGCGGCGTTGTTGCCATTGCGAGTGAAAAGTTTCACCGAGGTGTCGTCGGTTTAGTTGCCACAAAGCTTAGCCAAAGATTTGGTGTGCCTGCGTTTGTAGGCGCAATTGAGGGCGAGTCAGGTTCGATTGTTGGCAGTGCCAGGGTTCCGACAGGAATGTCAGCGAATCTCTTGGAGGCAATGAGCTACTCCACAAATTTCCTCGATCAATTTGGTGGACACGCCATGGCCGCTGGGTTCGAAGCCAAACGCTCGACGTTTGAACTTTTTCGATCAAGCTTAGAGGCGTGGGCTGAGAAGCTAAATGATCAGTCCGAGATAGGTTCCCATTTGGTTGAGTACGATGCGATGTGTCGGCTTGCCGATTTGAATTCGTCGTTCATGGTCTGGCACGAGCACATGGGGCCGTTTGGTGCCCAGGCGCCCATTCCGATGTTTCTGATTTCAGACTGCCTGGTCGCTCAGGTGAAAGCGTTGAAAGGCGGTCATCTGCGCCTGAAGCTAGCTCAAGTCGGTGCGGCCGCTATCCAGGCGATTTGGTTTGGCCCGCCGAACGATTTTCCAATTGCGCAGGGTAATCGGGTGGACCTAATTGCCGAAGTTCAGTGGAACCATTATCAGGGCTCCCGCTCTATTCAACTCTTGGTTAGTGATGTGAAGATTGCCGGTACCGGCAAGGCGTGA
- the queC gene encoding 7-cyano-7-deazaguanine synthase QueC encodes MKSIVLLSSGLDSTVNLYRAAKESKVVMAITFDYGQRAAAREIHFAGLLAARLEIPHRVIELPWFKDFTASSLVNRKMDVPTTSVEIDSFEASTNSAKAVWVPNRNGIFLNIGAAFAESVDAKWLVPGFNAEEATTFPDNSEDYLQAATRSLFYSTGNHVEVKCFTTALDKTEIVKQGRALGVPFEFIWTCYFGDEKPCGQCESCQRFSRAMGAVST; translated from the coding sequence GTGAAGTCCATCGTTCTTTTGTCATCCGGTCTTGATTCGACCGTGAACCTCTATCGCGCCGCTAAAGAGAGCAAAGTCGTGATGGCCATCACTTTTGACTACGGTCAAAGAGCGGCGGCTCGCGAAATTCATTTTGCTGGTCTTTTGGCAGCGAGGCTTGAGATTCCACATCGAGTGATTGAGCTCCCATGGTTTAAAGATTTCACAGCGTCCTCATTAGTGAATCGCAAAATGGATGTACCGACGACGTCTGTTGAAATTGATAGCTTCGAGGCTAGCACCAACTCAGCCAAAGCAGTTTGGGTTCCAAATCGGAATGGAATTTTTTTGAACATCGGCGCAGCGTTCGCAGAAAGTGTCGATGCGAAGTGGCTTGTTCCGGGCTTTAATGCAGAGGAAGCAACGACGTTCCCTGATAACTCTGAGGATTATTTGCAGGCGGCGACGAGGTCGCTGTTTTATTCCACGGGAAACCACGTAGAAGTGAAATGCTTCACGACCGCTTTGGATAAAACGGAAATCGTGAAACAGGGACGGGCTCTAGGTGTTCCCTTTGAATTTATTTGGACTTGTTATTTCGGCGACGAAAAGCCGTGCGGACAATGCGAATCGTGTCAGCGCTTTTCTCGTGCGATGGGAGCGGTTTCAACATGA
- a CDS encoding DUF366 family protein yields MTSFQSKFLNLSEEESAYDGRQLKSLFSYLEQGILGDSIVAWVGPCHVPFEHMVDGEDLRARSEIRGTRMVHFIVEKFGASLSETVALQRLLSSIAKDVLLEKMGQQPRFSIRRSGDDLYVALSDGEGKLSISIATISPVSGLIHFAVNVSNEGTPVKTAALEDLRIPAQDFAESVLWNFSEEMGSIKEATCKVKWVR; encoded by the coding sequence ATGACGTCCTTTCAGTCTAAGTTTCTAAACTTAAGTGAAGAAGAGTCGGCCTATGACGGCCGGCAATTGAAGTCACTTTTTTCTTATCTCGAACAGGGAATTCTTGGCGATTCGATTGTCGCTTGGGTGGGGCCTTGTCATGTGCCTTTTGAGCATATGGTTGATGGCGAGGACCTTCGTGCTCGGTCTGAAATTCGCGGAACCCGAATGGTTCACTTCATCGTCGAAAAGTTTGGCGCCTCGCTTTCAGAAACTGTAGCTCTTCAGCGATTGCTTTCTTCGATCGCAAAAGATGTTCTGCTAGAAAAAATGGGACAACAGCCACGATTCTCTATTCGGCGTTCGGGAGACGATCTCTATGTTGCGCTCTCTGACGGCGAAGGAAAACTCTCGATTTCGATCGCGACGATCTCGCCGGTCTCGGGTTTGATTCATTTTGCAGTGAACGTATCGAACGAGGGCACTCCCGTAAAAACCGCCGCGCTCGAAGATTTACGAATTCCGGCGCAGGATTTTGCCGAATCGGTATTGTGGAATTTTTCAGAAGAGATGGGCTCGATCAAAGAGGCCACCTGCAAAGTGAAATGGGTCCGGTAA
- a CDS encoding NifU family protein produces MSAAVSTPKVRFEKTPNPQTFRFSLIGSDMVFAETPIAYNSAAEAQFAPLAKKLFGFPWASGVYVGRDFITVTKQDWVDWDIIAEPLAGLIEEHIESGAPIVSAGASAPVSGKSASAEEGGTARHAANPSDSAAVVLIKRVLDDEIRPMVAQDGGDVVFSKYEDQVVYLHMQGSCAGCPSSTMTLKMGIETRLKDALPEIKEVVSV; encoded by the coding sequence ATGTCAGCAGCAGTATCCACCCCAAAGGTCAGATTCGAGAAGACACCAAATCCACAAACCTTTCGTTTTTCGTTGATCGGTTCGGACATGGTCTTTGCCGAAACTCCGATCGCTTACAATTCAGCGGCGGAAGCGCAGTTTGCTCCTCTTGCAAAAAAGCTTTTCGGGTTTCCATGGGCATCTGGCGTTTATGTCGGACGAGACTTTATTACTGTTACAAAGCAAGACTGGGTCGATTGGGATATCATTGCCGAGCCATTGGCTGGGCTGATTGAAGAACACATCGAAAGTGGTGCACCCATTGTTTCAGCAGGAGCATCCGCTCCTGTAAGTGGAAAGAGTGCGTCTGCCGAAGAAGGGGGAACTGCACGCCACGCTGCAAATCCCTCAGATTCTGCGGCAGTGGTCTTAATCAAGCGAGTTCTGGATGATGAAATTCGACCGATGGTCGCCCAGGACGGCGGAGATGTCGTATTCTCGAAATATGAAGATCAAGTCGTGTATCTTCACATGCAGGGCTCATGCGCCGGGTGTCCAAGCTCAACTATGACCTTGAAAATGGGAATCGAAACTCGACTGAAAGACGCGCTTCCAGAAATTAAAGAAGTCGTTTCGGTCTAA
- a CDS encoding class I fructose-bisphosphate aldolase has translation MTPRVREILSWYGSDNPGTLTNIARLMNHGRLAGTGKMVILPVDQGFEHGPARSFAKNPEGYDPHYHFNLAIESGCNAYAAPLGFLEAGAREYAGEIPLILKINNSDSLWSNKSPISALTSGIDDALRLGCAAIGFTIYPGSSDRKTMYEEIAMAAQDAKKAGLAVVMWSYPRGEQLSKAGETGIDVIAYAAQIAAQLGAHIIKVKAPTAHIEQDAAKKVYEAQGIPVATMADRAKHICDSSFAGRRIVIFSGGEAKSTSELLEEVKGLAQGGAFGSIMGRNAFQRPKKEAIELLKQVQDVFAGRAL, from the coding sequence ATGACACCGCGAGTTCGCGAAATTTTAAGCTGGTACGGCTCGGACAACCCAGGAACGCTGACCAATATTGCTCGCCTCATGAACCATGGGCGCCTCGCTGGCACTGGAAAAATGGTGATTCTTCCGGTCGATCAAGGTTTTGAGCATGGCCCTGCTCGAAGTTTCGCGAAAAATCCTGAAGGTTATGACCCGCATTACCACTTCAATCTCGCGATTGAATCTGGCTGCAACGCCTATGCGGCTCCCCTTGGCTTTCTTGAAGCCGGTGCGCGAGAGTATGCGGGCGAAATTCCGTTGATTTTGAAAATCAACAACAGCGACTCGCTCTGGAGCAATAAATCTCCGATTTCTGCGCTGACGTCGGGAATTGACGATGCGCTTCGTTTAGGTTGTGCAGCGATTGGCTTCACTATTTATCCGGGGTCAAGCGATCGCAAAACTATGTACGAAGAAATCGCGATGGCCGCGCAAGATGCAAAAAAAGCGGGACTTGCAGTTGTCATGTGGTCGTACCCGCGTGGTGAGCAGCTTTCAAAAGCGGGCGAAACGGGAATTGATGTCATTGCTTACGCGGCACAAATCGCCGCTCAGCTTGGTGCGCACATTATCAAAGTTAAGGCACCAACGGCGCACATCGAACAAGATGCTGCTAAAAAAGTTTATGAAGCCCAAGGCATTCCAGTAGCAACAATGGCCGATCGTGCAAAACACATTTGCGATTCTTCTTTTGCTGGCCGCCGCATAGTGATTTTCTCTGGAGGCGAGGCGAAGTCGACGTCGGAGCTTCTTGAGGAAGTGAAAGGGCTTGCTCAAGGTGGAGCTTTTGGCTCGATCATGGGCAGAAACGCGTTTCAACGGCCAAAGAAGGAAGCAATTGAACTTCTAAAACAGGTTCAGGATGTTTTCGCTGGGCGCGCGTTATGA
- the lysS gene encoding lysine--tRNA ligase translates to MSSDITSQSTGQTPGHENPLRAEKRRKLHDLRKLGIDPFPHSYNRTSSIAAILEKFSEVLQAGDVREGDRFRVAGRLMTKRPMGKAAFFNIQDQSASIQVYLRGEELSEQDRQAFDLIDLGDFVGIDGFVFKTKKGELSLHAKEFTILCKTLEPLPEKYHGIQDVEIKYRHRHLDLISDPDSREVFIKRSKIISETRSWLNARGFLEVETPVLQPIYGGAAAYPFSTHHRALDMKLFMKISPELYLKRLVVGGFEKVYEIGKNFRNEGIDRSHNPEFTMLEWYEAYTDYNYQMKQFEDLISHLALKVTGSMKVMYQGTEIDFTPPWRRLTVYDGIREYAGIDPDTASIEDLFKKARELGSDIETPKPGQAHSRAKIAMEIFDAAVEPALFQPTFVMDHPIEISPLTKKHRTKPGFVERFEPVCAHMEIGNAYTELNDPEDQLARLQEQDEQRKVDEEAQPMDADFIHAIDTGMPPTGGVGVGMERIVMLLTDRPSIRDIILFPTMKIK, encoded by the coding sequence ATGAGCTCCGACATAACCTCGCAATCAACGGGCCAAACACCTGGCCACGAAAATCCACTTCGTGCGGAAAAGCGCCGTAAACTTCATGACCTTCGTAAGCTCGGAATTGATCCGTTTCCACACAGCTACAATCGCACTTCGTCGATTGCGGCGATTCTCGAGAAGTTTTCTGAGGTTCTTCAAGCGGGGGATGTTCGCGAAGGCGACCGGTTCCGTGTTGCTGGTCGTTTGATGACTAAGCGCCCGATGGGGAAGGCCGCCTTTTTTAACATTCAAGATCAATCGGCTTCCATTCAGGTTTACTTGCGAGGCGAAGAACTTTCCGAGCAAGACCGTCAGGCATTTGATCTTATCGATCTCGGTGACTTCGTAGGCATTGACGGTTTTGTTTTTAAAACAAAAAAAGGGGAGCTTTCGCTGCATGCGAAGGAATTCACAATCCTTTGCAAAACGCTCGAGCCACTTCCCGAAAAGTATCACGGCATTCAAGATGTGGAGATCAAGTATCGACATCGCCACCTAGATTTAATTTCAGATCCAGATTCTCGTGAGGTCTTCATCAAGCGTTCAAAAATTATTTCAGAAACAAGGTCGTGGTTGAACGCACGAGGCTTCTTAGAGGTTGAAACTCCGGTCCTTCAGCCAATATACGGCGGAGCTGCTGCTTATCCGTTTTCGACTCACCACCGCGCACTCGACATGAAGCTCTTCATGAAAATTTCACCCGAGCTTTATTTAAAGCGCCTTGTCGTTGGCGGCTTTGAAAAGGTTTACGAGATCGGAAAGAACTTCCGCAACGAAGGCATCGACCGATCGCACAATCCAGAGTTCACGATGCTTGAATGGTATGAGGCCTACACCGACTACAACTATCAGATGAAACAATTCGAAGATCTGATTTCGCACCTTGCGCTAAAGGTCACGGGTTCGATGAAAGTCATGTATCAAGGTACTGAAATCGACTTCACTCCGCCTTGGCGGCGCCTAACGGTTTACGATGGTATTCGTGAATATGCGGGCATCGATCCGGACACGGCCTCGATTGAGGACCTATTTAAGAAGGCACGTGAACTAGGAAGCGATATCGAGACTCCGAAGCCAGGCCAGGCGCATTCACGCGCAAAAATTGCGATGGAAATTTTTGATGCTGCTGTCGAGCCAGCCCTGTTTCAGCCGACATTTGTCATGGATCATCCGATCGAGATTTCGCCACTGACGAAAAAGCACCGCACGAAGCCAGGTTTCGTCGAACGCTTCGAACCTGTTTGCGCGCACATGGAAATCGGCAATGCCTACACCGAGCTGAATGATCCAGAAGATCAATTGGCCCGTCTTCAAGAGCAGGATGAACAGCGAAAAGTGGACGAAGAAGCGCAGCCAATGGACGCCGACTTTATTCATGCTATCGATACAGGTATGCCGCCGACAGGTGGCGTGGGCGTCGGCATGGAGCGAATCGTGATGTTGCTGACGGATCGGCCATCAATTCGCGACATCATTTTGTTCCCGACTATGAAGATCAAGTAA
- a CDS encoding HD domain-containing protein has protein sequence MSNSSDDRGSRSSTNLSHPEAVAPALSRALGTAPSAAGKFKIRVNSLIPDRATTFDTFIMINGKMILYLRAGDSLNARKIQHLERADVFYVPDEQRSFFKSYIFDRMNESALDMKTKANILRESSMTLAEEIFEKEDVEEALADSRELITNFVDFMDKEPQAMAHLVGLSSHDFYTYNHSLDVAIYSLGLGQVLGYKGEEIQELGRGALFHDIGKRHVKAEIICKQGPLDDVEWAQMQKHPQYGLKILNEYGVSEAMKACCFEHHESFLGNGYPQQLPGNEIHPMARIVAITDTYDALTTKRSYNDPMSPVSAVEFMSTKLAGKYDPDMIKALNSILFKIRAAS, from the coding sequence ATGTCAAACAGCAGTGACGATCGCGGCTCTAGATCAAGCACGAACCTGTCTCATCCTGAGGCAGTTGCCCCGGCCCTCTCGAGGGCTCTAGGCACTGCGCCCTCGGCTGCTGGGAAATTTAAAATTCGCGTAAATTCACTGATCCCCGATCGAGCGACAACCTTTGACACCTTCATCATGATCAACGGCAAAATGATCCTTTACCTCCGTGCCGGAGATTCTCTGAACGCGCGGAAAATACAGCATCTGGAGCGCGCAGACGTCTTTTACGTTCCAGATGAACAGCGAAGCTTTTTTAAGAGCTATATTTTTGACCGCATGAACGAGTCGGCCTTGGATATGAAAACCAAAGCCAATATTCTGCGCGAATCCAGCATGACGTTGGCCGAAGAGATTTTTGAAAAAGAAGATGTGGAAGAGGCACTGGCCGATTCGCGCGAGCTGATCACCAATTTTGTAGACTTCATGGATAAAGAGCCCCAAGCGATGGCCCATTTGGTGGGCCTCTCGTCGCATGATTTCTATACTTACAACCACTCACTAGATGTCGCGATCTATTCGTTGGGTCTTGGACAAGTGCTTGGTTACAAAGGTGAAGAGATTCAAGAGCTCGGTCGCGGAGCTCTGTTTCATGACATCGGCAAACGACACGTGAAAGCCGAAATTATCTGCAAACAAGGACCTTTAGATGATGTCGAGTGGGCGCAAATGCAAAAACACCCGCAGTATGGACTAAAAATTTTGAATGAGTACGGCGTCAGTGAAGCCATGAAGGCCTGCTGCTTTGAACACCACGAATCGTTTCTAGGTAACGGCTATCCACAACAACTTCCTGGCAACGAGATCCACCCAATGGCGCGGATCGTGGCCATCACCGACACTTACGATGCGCTGACGACGAAGCGCTCGTACAATGATCCGATGTCACCTGTATCAGCGGTAGAGTTCATGTCGACCAAGCTCGCCGGAAAATACGACCCCGACATGATCAAGGCACTGAATTCCATTCTATTTAAAATTCGCGCCGCAAGCTGA